A single genomic interval of uncultured Desulfobacter sp. harbors:
- a CDS encoding type II toxin-antitoxin system mRNA interferase toxin, RelE/StbE family: protein MNQVILHRKAEKQLKKIPSYIRINFQIWVRDVESNGITSARTVPGYHDEPLKGQRIGQRSIRLSKSYRAIYIEHNDDIIIEVIEVNKHEY, encoded by the coding sequence ATGAATCAAGTGATTTTGCACAGAAAAGCGGAAAAACAGTTAAAGAAGATCCCTTCCTATATCAGAATCAATTTTCAAATATGGGTCCGGGACGTGGAGTCAAACGGGATTACAAGCGCACGGACGGTTCCTGGGTATCATGACGAACCTTTGAAAGGGCAAAGAATCGGGCAAAGGTCCATAAGATTGTCAAAGTCGTACAGAGCCATATACATTGAACATAATGATGATATTATCATTGAAGTAATAGAGGTTAACAAGCATGAATATTAA